The Bos javanicus breed banteng chromosome 18, ARS-OSU_banteng_1.0, whole genome shotgun sequence genome has a segment encoding these proteins:
- the LOC133229921 gene encoding spindlin-1, with protein MKTPFGKTPGQRSRADAGHAGVSASMMKKRTSHKKHRSSVGPSKPVSQPRRNIVGCRIQHGWKEGNGPVTQWKGTVLDQVPVNPSLYLIKYDGFDCVYGLELNKDERVSALEVLPDRVATSRISDAHLADTMIGKAVEHMFETEDGSKDEWRGMVLARAPIMNTWFYITYEKDPVLYMYQLLDDYKEGDLRIMPDSNDSPPAEREPGEVVDSLVGKQVEYAKEDGSKRTGMVIHQVEAKPSVYFIKFDDDFHIYVYDLVKTS; from the coding sequence ATGAAGACCCCATTCGGAAAGACACCTGGCCAGCGGTCCAGAGCTGATGCAGGCCATGCTGGTGTATCTGCAAGCATGATGAAGAAAAGGACATCCCACAAAAAACATCGGAGCAGTGTGGGACCAAGCAAGCCTGTTTCCCAGCCCCGGCGGAACATCGTAGGCTGCAGGATTCAGCATGGGTGGAAGGAAGGGAACGGCCCTGTCACCCAGTGGAAAGGAACCGTTCTGGACCAGGTGCCTGTAAACCCTTCTTTGTATCTTATAAAATACGATGGATTTGACTGTGTTTATGGACTAGAACTTAATAAAGATGAAAGAGTTTCTGCGCTTGAAGTCCTCCCTGATAGAGTTGCAACATCTCGAATCAGTGATGCGCACCTAGCCGACACGATGATTGGCAAAGCAGTGGAGCACATGTTTGAGACAGAGGATGGCTCTAAAGACGAGTGGAGGGGAATGGTCTTAGCACGCGCCCCTATCATGAACACATGGTTTTACATCACCTATGAGAAAGATCCTGTCTTATACATGTACCAGCTCTTAGATGATTATAAAGAAGGCGACCTTCGCATTATGCCCGATTCTAATGATTCACCTCCAGCAGAAAGGGAACCGGGAGAAGTTGTGGACAGCCTGGTGGGCAAACAAGTGGAATATGCCAAAGAAGATGGCTCTAAAAGGACTGGCATGGTCATTCATCAAGTAGAAGCCAAACCATCTGTCTATTTCATCAAGTTTGATGATGATTTCCATATTTATGTCTACGATTTGGTGAAAACATCCTAG